One Acidobacteriota bacterium DNA segment encodes these proteins:
- a CDS encoding alcohol dehydrogenase: MATPPTPTSSGANDNLPAQMKAGFYYSHQDVRVEDCSVPAIGASEILAAVRSCGICGSDTMRWYREPEAIKRGAINTGHEIAGEIVRVGEQVSSFSPGDRVVITHHFPCLKCVPCLDGNETACETMHHKHIEPGGFAQYVRILESGITNGLYRIPDSVSFDEASFVEPLGCVVRSVRKIMPVADRSALVIGSGLAGLLHIKLLRALGAGKIIAVDMSQDRLQAALHSGADEVCLASQKLPSADRVIVCTGAPAAATQALECINRGGQIMFFAADGPDKKLEIPFTRFWIAQPSVLFSYGAAPRDMAEALDWIATRRVQVEDLITHRFPLSGIRNAFDLASNPRENSLKVILQPHS; this comes from the coding sequence ATGGCGACGCCACCCACTCCTACATCTTCCGGCGCCAACGACAATCTTCCCGCACAGATGAAGGCGGGCTTCTACTACAGCCATCAGGACGTGCGTGTGGAAGATTGCTCCGTTCCGGCCATCGGCGCTTCGGAAATTCTGGCGGCAGTGCGCTCCTGTGGCATCTGCGGCAGTGACACCATGCGCTGGTACCGCGAGCCCGAAGCCATCAAGCGCGGTGCCATCAACACCGGCCATGAGATCGCCGGCGAGATTGTGCGCGTCGGTGAGCAGGTCTCCAGTTTCTCACCCGGTGATCGCGTAGTGATCACGCATCATTTTCCCTGCCTGAAATGCGTGCCCTGCCTGGATGGCAATGAGACCGCCTGCGAGACCATGCACCACAAGCACATCGAACCGGGCGGGTTCGCGCAGTATGTGCGCATTCTTGAATCCGGCATCACCAACGGCCTCTACCGGATTCCCGACTCGGTGAGTTTTGACGAAGCCTCTTTCGTTGAGCCGCTCGGCTGCGTGGTGCGCTCGGTGCGCAAAATCATGCCGGTGGCGGATCGTTCCGCGCTGGTAATCGGCAGCGGCCTAGCCGGCTTGCTACACATTAAGTTGCTGCGCGCGCTGGGCGCGGGGAAGATCATCGCCGTCGATATGAGCCAGGATCGTCTGCAAGCGGCGCTGCACAGCGGTGCCGATGAAGTCTGCCTGGCCAGCCAGAAGCTGCCCTCCGCTGATCGCGTGATTGTCTGCACGGGCGCGCCCGCCGCGGCCACTCAGGCGCTGGAGTGTATCAACCGGGGCGGGCAGATCATGTTCTTCGCCGCCGACGGCCCCGACAAGAAACTCGAAATTCCCTTCACCCGCTTCTGGATCGCGCAACCATCCGTACTGTTCAGCTACGGCGCCGCGCCGCGCGACATGGCCGAGGCGCTCGACTGGATCGCCACGCGCCGTGTTCAGGTAGAGGACCTCATCACCCACCGCTTCCCGTTGAGCGGCATCCGCAACGCCTTCGATCTGGCCTCCAACCCCAGAGAGAATTCCCTGAAGGTCATTCTGCAACCCCACTCGTAG
- the purU gene encoding formyltetrahydrofolate deformylase: MPNHSPHHSNAVLRIHCPDQRGLVAQISQFVFQYNGNIVHSDHHTDLQSGLFLMRMEWETTGFQIGRDEFAAAFLPLARKLNLQWEIHYRDQLDRVALFVSKESHCLYDLHWRSVEGELPCTVALVISNHPDLGSAVEKFGIPFHVFPITADTKLAQEKAELELLRQHRVDLVVLARYMPVLSPQMVEAFPNRIINIHHSFLPAFVGAKPYHQAFERGVKLIGATSHYATADLDQGPIIEQDVARSSHRDTVEDMVRKGRDLERVVLARAVRLHLERRVIPYGRKTVIFD, translated from the coding sequence ATGCCCAACCACTCACCCCACCACTCAAATGCCGTCCTACGGATCCACTGTCCGGACCAGCGCGGTTTGGTCGCTCAGATATCGCAATTTGTCTTTCAATATAACGGCAACATCGTCCACTCGGATCATCACACCGATCTGCAGTCTGGGCTTTTCCTGATGCGCATGGAGTGGGAGACGACTGGTTTCCAGATTGGGCGAGATGAGTTCGCCGCCGCCTTTCTTCCCCTGGCGCGCAAGCTGAATCTGCAATGGGAGATTCATTATCGCGATCAGCTCGACCGCGTGGCCCTGTTCGTCTCCAAGGAGTCGCACTGCCTTTATGATTTGCACTGGCGCAGCGTCGAGGGCGAGTTGCCGTGTACGGTCGCGCTGGTCATCAGCAATCATCCCGATCTCGGCTCGGCGGTCGAAAAGTTCGGCATCCCCTTTCATGTGTTTCCCATTACCGCGGACACCAAGCTCGCGCAAGAGAAAGCTGAACTTGAGCTGCTGCGCCAGCACCGCGTTGATCTGGTGGTGCTGGCGCGCTACATGCCGGTGCTCAGTCCGCAGATGGTGGAGGCCTTCCCCAACCGCATTATCAATATCCACCATTCATTTCTTCCAGCCTTTGTTGGCGCAAAACCGTACCACCAGGCGTTTGAGCGCGGCGTGAAACTCATTGGCGCGACCAGCCATTACGCAACCGCCGATCTCGATCAGGGCCCCATCATCGAACAGGACGTGGCCCGCAGCAGCCATCGCGACACCGTGGAGGACATGGTGCGCAAGGGCCGCGACCTCGAGCGTGTCGTGCTGGCCCGCGCCGTGCGCCTGCACCTCGAACGCCGCGTCATCCCCTACGGCCGCAAGACGGTCATCTTCGATTAG
- a CDS encoding 1-acyl-sn-glycerol-3-phosphate acyltransferase: protein MEINARSLSRLGLVLGTACEYIVRYGARRLFGRLTAQARAQWLHRCCGRGLRRLGIPVQVSGKFPSRGLIVSNHLSYLDILIYSSISPCVFVSKREVRSWPVFGIMAAIAGTVFIDRARNVDALRVNHEMLETLAQDAVVVLYAEGTSSDGHGVLPFRPALFDGVVRSGVPITPAHISYRLSDGRPEDDVCYWGDHSFLPHLLRCLSRHGLQATVQFSAESRTYEDRKVAAQQTHDAVAQLAQQASG from the coding sequence ATGGAGATTAATGCGAGAAGCCTGTCGCGGTTGGGGCTGGTGCTCGGCACAGCCTGCGAATACATTGTGCGTTATGGAGCCCGTAGGCTCTTTGGACGGCTCACGGCGCAGGCCCGAGCCCAGTGGCTGCATCGGTGCTGCGGTCGCGGCCTAAGGCGGCTGGGAATTCCCGTCCAGGTCTCCGGAAAATTTCCGTCGCGCGGACTGATCGTCTCGAATCACTTGAGCTATCTCGACATTCTCATCTACAGCAGCATCTCGCCGTGCGTGTTTGTCTCCAAACGCGAAGTGCGTTCCTGGCCGGTGTTCGGGATCATGGCCGCCATCGCCGGCACCGTCTTTATTGATCGTGCGCGCAATGTGGACGCGCTGCGCGTGAACCATGAGATGTTGGAGACGTTGGCGCAGGATGCGGTTGTAGTTCTCTACGCCGAGGGCACCAGCAGCGATGGGCACGGGGTTCTCCCCTTTCGCCCCGCGCTGTTCGATGGCGTGGTGAGGTCCGGCGTGCCCATTACCCCCGCGCACATCAGCTATCGCTTGAGCGATGGCCGGCCAGAGGACGATGTTTGCTACTGGGGCGACCACTCGTTCCTGCCGCACCTGCTCAGGTGCCTCTCGCGCCACGGCTTGCAGGCGACCGTGCAGTTCTCGGCTGAGTCCCGCACCTATGAAGACCGCAAAGTGGCCGCACAACAGACGCACGACGCCGTTGCACAGCTCGCGCAACAGGCCAGCGGTTAA
- a CDS encoding class I SAM-dependent methyltransferase, giving the protein MNSPWHLPRIPEPEEMDCSDEVEVYNSAAASAHLDAIDNTFVEHLMRLLPESEPRPPGRGHARDTGMIGNRAPSLAVGALRDQVRKSQYLGLDIGCGPAQIPVKTLQRVPGLRLVGLDGAGNMLRCARANAVQAGVEDRLILAQGDAKNLPFADGTFSIVTCNSMLHHARDPLALLREIRRVAAPGAAILLRDLRRPAYPLQAWHLWRHGRKYSGLMRRLFDLSVQAAYTADELEAMLRAVPIPGARVFRYKGAHIGIERRGN; this is encoded by the coding sequence ATGAATTCACCGTGGCACCTTCCGCGCATCCCCGAGCCTGAGGAGATGGACTGCTCGGACGAGGTGGAGGTCTACAACTCCGCTGCCGCCTCGGCACACCTCGATGCCATCGACAACACGTTTGTAGAACATCTGATGAGGCTGCTGCCGGAATCAGAGCCCCGACCGCCAGGGAGGGGGCACGCCAGGGACACAGGGATGATCGGCAACCGTGCCCCCTCCCTGGCGGTCGGGGCTCTGAGGGATCAAGTGCGAAAATCACAATATCTTGGGTTGGATATTGGCTGCGGCCCGGCGCAGATTCCTGTGAAGACGCTTCAGCGGGTTCCAGGCCTGCGGTTGGTTGGTCTGGATGGCGCGGGCAACATGCTGCGCTGCGCGCGCGCGAATGCCGTGCAAGCTGGCGTTGAGGATCGGCTGATACTGGCCCAAGGCGACGCGAAGAATCTGCCCTTCGCGGACGGCACGTTCTCCATCGTCACCTGCAACTCGATGCTGCACCATGCGCGTGATCCTCTGGCGCTGTTGCGCGAGATACGCCGCGTGGCCGCTCCCGGTGCGGCGATCCTACTGCGCGACCTACGGCGTCCGGCGTATCCGCTTCAGGCCTGGCACCTATGGCGGCATGGACGGAAATACAGTGGGCTGATGCGCCGCCTGTTCGACTTGAGCGTGCAAGCCGCATACACCGCCGACGAACTGGAGGCCATGCTGCGCGCCGTGCCCATCCCAGGCGCGCGCGTGTTCCGCTACAAGGGCGCGCATATTGGAATTGAAAGGCGGGGGAATTGA
- a CDS encoding flippase-like domain-containing protein, with product MWSSTPSKLHSQDSTGSSRSWLTIVVKLAVAIALVVYLVKKEHIAWEPLLASMQQWQYSVPALLLLFLTPLGQLWRWQSLLRARQLHLPTGEVFALLMVSKFLNMALPGHIGGDVLRGVFISRRASENSPAGGSNHPPLGPYAVVPSILFDRLFGVSALLVFCLLGTLGTFYHPLPARFVVPFSVLAGCGILATLALLWLAYLRPAPPVILAHWAKKLRMGEMFEELYRGTHDYVRDAALIRKIALISCASQGLILSSLVLYGRALGIEVDLLEYMVLVPVGLVLTTIPITPASLGVGQVAFLALFQLAGSTQGANLFTLYMISQVLINLSGAVLFPLLQTREVLPDLTRFVRAKKR from the coding sequence TCCACCGGCAGCAGCAGGAGTTGGCTGACCATCGTCGTGAAGCTGGCTGTGGCGATTGCGCTGGTGGTTTATCTGGTGAAGAAAGAGCACATTGCCTGGGAGCCGCTACTCGCTTCCATGCAGCAGTGGCAATATTCCGTGCCTGCTCTGCTCTTGTTATTCCTCACGCCCTTGGGCCAGCTCTGGCGTTGGCAGAGCCTGCTGCGCGCGCGTCAATTACATCTACCCACCGGCGAAGTCTTCGCCTTACTGATGGTCTCTAAATTTTTAAATATGGCGTTGCCTGGCCACATTGGCGGCGATGTGTTGAGGGGCGTGTTCATTTCGCGGCGCGCTTCGGAGAACTCTCCCGCGGGAGGCAGCAACCATCCGCCATTGGGGCCGTACGCCGTGGTGCCAAGTATTCTGTTTGACCGCCTTTTCGGCGTTTCGGCGTTACTGGTGTTCTGTCTGCTGGGAACCTTGGGAACCTTTTATCATCCGTTGCCGGCGCGCTTCGTAGTGCCCTTCAGCGTGCTGGCTGGTTGCGGAATACTCGCCACTCTGGCCCTATTATGGTTGGCCTATCTGCGACCGGCGCCGCCGGTGATACTGGCGCACTGGGCGAAGAAACTGCGCATGGGCGAGATGTTCGAGGAGCTGTATCGCGGCACGCACGATTATGTCCGTGATGCCGCGCTGATTCGTAAGATTGCGCTGATCTCCTGTGCCAGTCAGGGATTGATTCTGAGCAGCCTCGTGCTCTACGGACGCGCCTTGGGAATTGAAGTGGATCTGCTGGAATATATGGTGCTGGTGCCGGTGGGGTTGGTGCTGACCACGATTCCCATCACGCCGGCCAGCCTGGGAGTTGGCCAGGTGGCGTTCCTGGCGCTCTTCCAACTTGCGGGATCAACGCAGGGAGCCAACCTCTTCACGCTTTATATGATCTCGCAGGTGCTGATCAATCTGTCAGGGGCCGTGCTGTTTCCGCTGTTGCAAACCCGGGAGGTGCTTCCGGACCTCACCCGTTTTGTACGCGCCAAAAAGAGATAA